One window of the Nostoc sp. 'Peltigera membranacea cyanobiont' N6 genome contains the following:
- a CDS encoding RNA recognition motif domain-containing protein, with amino-acid sequence MSIYVGNLSYEVKEDDIKGVFAEYGTVKRVQLPTDRETGQPRGFGFVEMGTDAEEAAAIEGLDGAEWMGRNLKVNKAKPREDRGSSGGNRGGYDGGGGRNRY; translated from the coding sequence ATGTCAATTTATGTAGGCAACCTCTCTTACGAAGTTAAGGAAGATGATATTAAGGGTGTTTTTGCAGAATATGGGACTGTAAAGCGTGTTCAACTACCTACTGACCGTGAAACAGGACAACCACGCGGTTTTGGTTTTGTAGAAATGGGAACAGATGCAGAAGAAGCAGCTGCCATTGAAGGTCTTGATGGTGCTGAGTGGATGGGTCGTAACCTGAAAGTTAACAAAGCCAAGCCCAGAGAAGACAGAGGTTCGTCTGGTGGTAATCGGGGGGGATACGATGGGGGCGGTGGACGTAACCGCTACTAA
- a CDS encoding ParA family protein, whose protein sequence is MIITLASFKGGVAKTTSAIHIACFLSQHGSTLLVDGDPNHSATGWAKRGALPFKVVDLLQAPMHSRNFDHVVIDTAARPSHEDLEALADGCNLLILPTTPDALAMDALLQTVGALKSLGSDRYRVLLTIIPPAPRLTGQQAREALEAEGIPLFQHGIRRFAVYEKAALEGLPVYQVKDRSSKIAWREYQEVGKEILS, encoded by the coding sequence GTGATTATCACCCTTGCCAGTTTCAAGGGAGGTGTCGCTAAAACGACAAGCGCCATCCACATTGCTTGCTTTCTATCTCAGCATGGCAGCACCTTGCTAGTTGATGGCGACCCAAACCACAGTGCTACAGGATGGGCAAAGCGAGGAGCATTACCCTTTAAAGTTGTGGATTTACTACAAGCTCCTATGCACAGCCGTAATTTTGACCATGTAGTTATTGACACAGCCGCTAGACCAAGCCACGAAGATTTGGAAGCACTCGCAGATGGGTGTAATCTATTAATTCTGCCTACTACCCCTGATGCTTTAGCGATGGATGCACTGTTGCAGACTGTAGGCGCTCTCAAATCATTAGGCAGCGATCGCTATCGTGTGTTGCTCACAATTATTCCCCCAGCCCCCCGCTTAACCGGACAGCAGGCACGGGAAGCATTAGAGGCAGAGGGAATACCACTATTTCAACATGGGATTAGACGATTTGCTGTTTATGAAAAAGCGGCACTGGAGGGGTTGCCAGTTTATCAAGTAAAAGACCGCAGCAGCAAAATAGCATGGCGCGAGTATCAAGAGGTGGGTAAGGAGATATTGTCATGA
- a CDS encoding DUF2281 domain-containing protein, which translates to MTIKELLLIEIESSPDTILAETLDFLRFLKTKETHTQTPPEVAESTTHTEVNSTGRSLLEHLKTIGKWSGDDLQECLELVYATRGKAKFDYDNPFE; encoded by the coding sequence ATGACTATCAAAGAACTGCTTCTTATCGAAATTGAGTCCTCCCCAGACACCATTTTGGCTGAAACGCTAGACTTTTTACGCTTTCTGAAAACAAAGGAAACCCATACACAGACCCCGCCAGAAGTAGCAGAATCCACTACTCACACTGAAGTTAATTCCACAGGTCGCTCACTGCTCGAACATTTAAAAACAATTGGTAAATGGTCAGGTGATGATTTACAAGAGTGTCTTGAGCTAGTTTATGCCACTCGCGGCAAAGCCAAATTTGATTACGACAACCCCTTTGAATAA
- a CDS encoding lecithin retinol acyltransferase family protein, with protein MSKGDHIYVVCGAYTHHGIDCGDGRVIHYTKSSGSGIIARNSLSAFASGKPILARKYDKCDSPNVVMQRAEERLGEVAYDLLFNNCEHFATWCKTGIHKSEQVKNAGAVAGGASGSGAAVAGSLGVVSAAGAAAGLSGAGIMSGLATVGGVVGGGAVAGIGALGMAPAAITTLAMNKVLEDDEDFTSEEREARAVGRTMTTVGAAAGTAGAVSAVAAFGSVAGLSGAGITSGLAAIGSTVGLGMAGGVAITVAAPAVAAAAVGFSAYQIWKWISE; from the coding sequence ATGTCCAAAGGGGATCACATCTACGTTGTATGTGGAGCATACACCCATCACGGTATTGACTGCGGGGATGGCAGAGTTATTCACTACACCAAATCATCGGGATCAGGAATTATAGCTCGAAATTCTCTCTCAGCTTTTGCATCTGGTAAACCCATATTAGCTAGGAAATATGACAAATGCGATTCACCCAATGTTGTTATGCAAAGGGCAGAGGAGCGATTGGGTGAAGTAGCTTACGATCTACTTTTTAATAACTGTGAGCATTTCGCCACATGGTGTAAAACTGGTATTCACAAAAGTGAGCAAGTCAAAAATGCTGGAGCAGTTGCAGGAGGAGCATCTGGAAGCGGAGCCGCAGTCGCAGGTAGTCTCGGAGTTGTTAGTGCTGCTGGAGCTGCGGCGGGGCTAAGTGGAGCCGGGATTATGTCAGGTCTGGCTACAGTTGGTGGAGTTGTTGGTGGTGGTGCAGTCGCAGGTATTGGCGCACTTGGTATGGCTCCTGCGGCAATAACAACCTTAGCAATGAATAAGGTTTTGGAAGATGATGAAGATTTTACTAGCGAGGAGCGAGAAGCGCGTGCGGTTGGCAGAACGATGACGACTGTTGGAGCTGCGGCGGGCACTGCGGGAGCCGTTAGTGCTGTTGCAGCTTTCGGAAGCGTTGCTGGTTTGAGTGGTGCTGGAATAACTTCTGGATTAGCAGCTATTGGATCAACAGTAGGACTGGGAATGGCCGGAGGTGTTGCTATTACGGTTGCCGCGCCTGCTGTTGCTGCTGCTGCTGTCGGGTTTAGTGCTTACCAGATATGGAAATGGATTTCAGAATAA
- a CDS encoding tyrosine-type recombinase/integrase translates to MTPIHPENLSVLENSLALAIGEDFSLENDPDVIQQLIGDKRSENTKREYQKDLKDFFLFVVKKEPSRDLVLEFLHLEQRHAVAVVLKYKAHLIKKKLAEATVNRRLSAIKSMVEMGRRLGVCNFSLDDVKGEKVETYRDTMGIPAEDYALVIALVDRSTLKGKRDYAIMRLLWDNGLRRQEIVNLNVRDFNAKEKTLAILGKGKGSQKEVLDLSDKTADAIASWIKASKKKRSNEALFTVLAYHKNGARLTGEAIRRLVDGLCKQAGITKKMSPHRVRHSAITTVLDLNNGNYRATQRFSRHAQVQTVLKYDDNRQRLQKQMSDSISELI, encoded by the coding sequence ATGACACCGATCCACCCGGAAAATCTTAGCGTTCTAGAAAACTCACTGGCGTTAGCGATCGGTGAGGATTTTTCTTTAGAAAACGACCCCGACGTTATCCAGCAGTTGATTGGGGATAAGCGGAGTGAAAACACTAAGCGCGAATACCAAAAGGATTTGAAAGATTTTTTTCTGTTCGTTGTTAAGAAAGAACCCAGTCGGGATTTGGTTCTAGAGTTTCTGCACTTGGAACAGCGTCACGCCGTTGCTGTGGTTCTCAAGTACAAGGCGCACCTGATTAAGAAAAAATTAGCTGAAGCTACGGTGAATCGTCGCCTTAGTGCTATCAAGTCAATGGTTGAGATGGGGCGACGGCTGGGAGTCTGCAATTTCTCCCTGGATGATGTCAAAGGTGAGAAGGTCGAAACCTACCGTGACACAATGGGTATTCCAGCCGAGGACTATGCTTTAGTGATAGCGTTGGTTGACCGCAGTACTCTTAAGGGCAAGCGCGATTATGCCATTATGCGGTTACTTTGGGATAATGGCTTGCGTCGTCAGGAGATAGTCAATCTAAATGTGCGTGACTTTAACGCTAAGGAGAAAACTCTTGCAATCCTGGGTAAAGGGAAGGGTAGCCAGAAGGAAGTTCTTGACCTATCGGACAAAACCGCCGACGCAATCGCCAGTTGGATCAAAGCCAGTAAGAAGAAACGTAGTAATGAAGCGCTTTTCACGGTGCTGGCATACCACAAGAATGGAGCGAGATTAACCGGAGAGGCAATCAGGCGACTGGTGGATGGGCTATGTAAACAAGCCGGAATTACTAAGAAGATGTCACCGCATCGTGTTCGCCACAGTGCGATTACCACAGTATTGGATCTCAATAATGGCAACTACCGTGCTACTCAGCGATTCAGCAGACACGCCCAAGTGCAGACGGTGTTGAAATATGATGACAACCGCCAGCGCTTGCAAAAGCAGATGAGTGATTCGATATCAGAATTGATTTAG
- the rpsU gene encoding 30S ribosomal protein S21: MTQIIVGDNEHIESALRRFKREVSKAGIFPDMRKHRHFETPIEKRKRKEVAKHRQSKRSFRN; encoded by the coding sequence ATGACCCAAATAATAGTGGGTGACAATGAACACATTGAGTCAGCCTTACGTCGATTTAAGCGAGAAGTTTCCAAGGCTGGGATTTTTCCAGATATGAGAAAGCATCGTCACTTTGAAACGCCTATAGAAAAACGCAAGCGTAAAGAAGTTGCCAAGCACAGGCAGAGTAAAAGAAGTTTCCGCAATTGA
- a CDS encoding ABC transporter ATP-binding protein/permease, with amino-acid sequence MNLIEVSQVGKTFYKGFNKYPILNQINFFVEKGEFVVLRGENGAGKTTLLNLILGILQPSEGEVKLMGLSPQESSAKTSVGVVVQETNVPPNLKVKELVQLVCSYYPNSQTVSAILKKVGLEDKSEAWVSKLAGGQKQRLYFALALVGNPELLILDEPTKSLDAKGYELFWQEIRRYREQGVTILMITHSQSDLKELSQLATRYVTLHPLDEAPPEGQVSQAESITSQEEILVKLENQEKPQTEIVIHPQNAAFIFIQQMWVEIIQLLRTPLFLLGIILFACCITVFPFQGEVAKQALLSFSVLILLTITIERLGKRVSVERAEGWLKLLRVTPLPPVIYIAAKLVTTLLICAITITLIMVLGVWRLKIETDIGQLLLIFLSLVLGVIPFAVFGLALSYLTQPKSYDSIAGLSIPIGLASCGALPLTHPHFLEDVVAFSPFYHYRELTLWAAGLSYDQHLSLHLLWLLWAGGVFGLMAVWAYKRDSVIQ; translated from the coding sequence ATGAATCTAATTGAAGTCAGCCAAGTCGGTAAAACCTTTTATAAAGGTTTTAATAAATATCCTATTCTTAATCAGATTAACTTTTTTGTTGAGAAAGGAGAATTTGTAGTATTGCGAGGAGAAAATGGTGCAGGTAAAACTACTTTACTTAATTTAATTTTAGGAATTCTCCAACCGAGTGAAGGAGAAGTCAAACTTATGGGGCTTTCTCCTCAAGAATCATCTGCAAAAACGTCTGTAGGTGTGGTTGTACAAGAAACAAATGTTCCACCCAATTTGAAAGTTAAAGAACTTGTCCAGCTTGTATGCAGCTACTATCCTAATTCACAGACAGTTTCGGCTATTTTAAAAAAGGTCGGTCTTGAAGATAAATCTGAAGCATGGGTTAGTAAGTTAGCTGGTGGGCAAAAGCAACGTTTATATTTTGCTCTTGCTTTAGTAGGTAATCCAGAACTTCTTATACTTGATGAACCTACGAAATCCTTAGATGCTAAAGGCTATGAACTTTTTTGGCAAGAAATAAGACGTTACCGAGAGCAAGGTGTAACCATTTTAATGATTACACATAGTCAGTCAGATTTGAAGGAGCTTAGTCAACTTGCAACTCGTTATGTAACTCTTCATCCACTTGATGAAGCACCCCCTGAAGGTCAAGTTAGTCAAGCAGAGAGTATCACGAGTCAAGAAGAAATATTAGTTAAACTTGAAAATCAAGAGAAGCCACAAACAGAAATTGTAATTCACCCACAAAATGCTGCATTCATATTTATACAGCAAATGTGGGTAGAAATAATTCAATTATTGCGTACACCTCTGTTTTTATTAGGTATTATTCTATTTGCGTGCTGTATTACCGTATTTCCATTTCAGGGTGAAGTTGCAAAGCAAGCACTATTATCATTTAGTGTTTTAATTTTACTGACTATTACAATTGAGCGATTAGGTAAGAGAGTGTCAGTTGAACGCGCTGAAGGTTGGTTAAAATTGCTGCGTGTAACCCCATTACCACCAGTTATATATATAGCTGCAAAACTTGTAACAACTCTCCTAATATGTGCCATAACTATTACGTTAATTATGGTATTAGGAGTCTGGCGATTAAAAATAGAAACTGATATCGGACAACTATTACTTATTTTCCTCAGCTTAGTTTTAGGAGTGATACCCTTTGCAGTTTTTGGCCTAGCCCTAAGTTACTTGACACAACCTAAAAGTTACGACTCTATTGCTGGTTTATCGATTCCTATCGGCTTGGCCAGTTGCGGTGCTTTACCTCTAACTCATCCACATTTTTTAGAGGATGTAGTCGCTTTTTCACCGTTTTACCACTATCGAGAACTAACGCTATGGGCAGCAGGTCTAAGTTATGATCAACATCTCTCGCTACATTTACTATGGTTATTATGGGCTGGAGGGGTGTTTGGATTGATGGCTGTATGGGCATATAAACGTGATTCTGTGATTCAATAG
- a CDS encoding GIY-YIG nuclease family protein codes for MNADESILNLEKVDLKNKHFLPEYSGIYYVLDENNIVWYIGKAKNLKKRWNGKAHHRLYQLSSQNKKKFYIYYNKLSEINLDEEEKKLIAQYRPHLNSSPVKKKRVLPAENLLRETILKLPDFLVILGIEPPRQINKNSITPDWWLKNKLAGLQIIHLMLDWEKLREFAEQDIEISSGILGYVFGTRKAYSNLWEAPHKEYVRRYGVVQCRILVNGYVVEVSVLDKVSQLLTKTRMGTLAGEQIKIVEADILDKIKADLKIPIPKDFVNKIQPYLQDPINLVFNDHIDRETLGKQIYRIKEEYKQGLRGVGSRIAKRISKGESNGS; via the coding sequence ATGAATGCTGACGAGTCAATTTTAAATTTAGAGAAGGTTGATTTAAAAAATAAACATTTTTTACCAGAATATTCAGGCATTTACTATGTATTAGATGAAAACAATATAGTATGGTATATAGGAAAAGCAAAAAATCTGAAAAAGAGATGGAATGGGAAAGCGCACCATAGGCTTTACCAATTATCATCACAAAATAAAAAAAAGTTTTATATATACTACAATAAGTTAAGCGAAATCAACCTAGATGAAGAAGAGAAAAAATTAATAGCACAGTACAGACCGCATCTTAATAGCAGTCCAGTCAAGAAAAAAAGGGTTTTACCTGCTGAAAATCTATTAAGAGAAACAATACTCAAATTACCAGATTTTTTAGTAATTTTAGGTATAGAGCCACCCAGACAGATAAATAAAAATTCCATCACACCTGACTGGTGGTTAAAAAATAAATTAGCAGGACTACAAATTATTCATCTTATGCTTGATTGGGAAAAGCTAAGAGAGTTCGCCGAACAAGATATAGAAATATCTAGTGGTATATTAGGTTATGTATTTGGGACTAGAAAAGCTTATTCTAACCTTTGGGAAGCACCACACAAGGAATATGTAAGAAGATACGGTGTAGTCCAGTGCAGGATTTTGGTAAATGGGTATGTTGTTGAAGTCAGTGTTTTAGATAAAGTTAGTCAGCTTTTAACTAAAACTAGAATGGGGACTTTAGCTGGTGAGCAAATAAAAATTGTAGAAGCAGATATATTAGATAAAATCAAAGCAGACCTAAAAATTCCCATTCCAAAAGATTTTGTCAATAAAATACAACCTTACTTGCAAGACCCCATAAATTTAGTTTTTAATGATCATATAGATAGAGAAACTCTAGGAAAACAAATATACAGAATAAAAGAAGAGTATAAGCAAGGTCTTAGAGGAGTTGGTAGTAGAATTGCCAAACGAATTTCTAAAGGTGAATCCAATGGCTCATAA
- a CDS encoding type II toxin-antitoxin system VapC family toxin — MYLLDTNHCSQAILGNTNVLLRLEYIENSVITTCAIVQGELIDMAERSQRKESNLVLINRFLTGIYIHNVDGFTATIYGQLKAALFNQFAPKEKSKRRKTKITDLGFDENDLWIAAVALQHGLTVVSADSDFQRIQQVRTLTIESWL; from the coding sequence ATGTACCTGTTAGATACAAATCACTGTAGTCAAGCAATTCTTGGTAATACCAATGTGCTTCTTCGCCTTGAGTATATTGAAAATTCTGTGATTACAACCTGCGCCATCGTTCAAGGCGAACTGATAGACATGGCAGAACGTTCTCAACGCAAGGAAAGTAACTTAGTCCTCATTAACCGTTTTCTAACAGGTATATACATCCATAATGTTGATGGATTTACTGCTACTATCTACGGGCAACTGAAAGCCGCTTTATTCAATCAATTTGCACCGAAAGAGAAAAGTAAGCGGAGAAAAACGAAAATCACTGATCTAGGCTTTGATGAAAATGATCTTTGGATTGCTGCTGTAGCTCTACAACACGGTCTTACCGTTGTGTCAGCCGACAGCGACTTTCAGAGAATTCAACAAGTGAGAACATTGACCATTGAATCTTGGTTATAA
- a CDS encoding GIY-YIG nuclease family protein, producing MSAGIYMIKNKITGDCYVGKTEDLKSRWLTHKSALNRNIHANKLLQSDWNESGKDNFEYIILEKCIWHEIDNKENEHFTKHRPKYNIIKPLKRTNFIKAKNQYGRELILDLTSEEFKQFCKDERLSETIQLKLRKKNKTFNWNQWEFTTSIDQISH from the coding sequence ATGAGTGCTGGTATTTACATGATTAAAAACAAAATAACTGGTGATTGCTATGTGGGTAAAACAGAAGATTTAAAATCACGCTGGTTAACACATAAATCGGCATTAAATAGAAATATTCATGCTAATAAACTTTTACAAAGTGATTGGAATGAATCCGGTAAAGATAATTTTGAATATATCATTTTAGAAAAATGTATATGGCATGAAATAGATAACAAAGAAAATGAGCATTTTACTAAACACAGACCAAAATACAATATTATAAAACCATTGAAAAGAACTAATTTTATCAAAGCCAAAAATCAATATGGTAGAGAACTGATACTTGATTTAACAAGTGAAGAATTTAAACAATTTTGTAAAGATGAACGACTATCAGAAACTATACAACTTAAATTGCGTAAGAAAAACAAAACGTTTAACTGGAATCAATGGGAGTTTACAACATCAATAGACCAGATCAGTCATTGA
- a CDS encoding NACHT domain-containing protein: MARSSRSLQASTAGLEKAKTAFKLKGWTQDYLAGSVGCSRPTINNFFARRPVDKGIFQTICTELGLDWGEIAELEPGEEQAGKVLSIDELVQTARENIRDSIYERCATMRVLDMTQPIGLDDIYTSVNILEKITGRRRLEIAELLKNFSLENFERFSLSDVREKRVPGLEAVKKYSKLMILGKPGAGKTTFLKHLALQCIEGKFQPKHIPLFITLKDFAEAQNQPSLLKYLIQLFTSYNIAPNTQINTGWLESLVNLGLNNANQSVDLTAVEKLLNQGKLLILLDGLDEVREADSKRVLDQIRDFTTQFRKNQFVITCRIAAREYTFEQFSEVEIADFDNQQINSFAKKWFKAKDDTVKAERFIEKLKEDEPIQELATSPLLLTLLCLVFEDNGNFPANRSELYKEGLDVLLKKWDTKRNIEREQVYKKLSLKRKEDLLSQIAHLTFERGEYFIKQKDIEKYIAQYIQNLPEVSTDPEALQLDSEGVLKSIEAQHGLFIERARSIYSFSHLTFHEYFTARKIVTSSNPYELDDKTLQALAIHIPEKRWREVFLLTVGMLESADSVLQLMKQQIDALLATDEKLQQFLAWVGLKSSSVAAPYKPAAIRAFYLARFRDRDRFRDSALTLALAFDGDRDRFLDRFRDRFRDLDLALNRAFDLAFALDRDLARDRFLDLDLALDLALTLTLDHDHDHDLARDGDGDGDRSLSVVINHTLAFDRDRDLARSLSVVINHALAFDRDRTLTLDLAFDRTLTLDLAFDRARFPELQLMLQELKKQLSDISTKNWENTKRWWQANGQAWTEQLKNVMIEHRNIGHDWQFNDNQRQLLRQYYDANKLLVDCLNSECYVSRSVRQQIEDTLLLPVNRT; encoded by the coding sequence ATGGCAAGGTCATCAAGGTCACTTCAAGCATCAACAGCAGGGCTAGAAAAAGCTAAAACCGCATTTAAGCTGAAGGGTTGGACTCAGGATTACTTAGCTGGGTCTGTGGGATGTTCTCGACCAACCATCAATAATTTTTTTGCTAGACGACCTGTTGACAAAGGTATATTCCAAACCATTTGTACCGAATTGGGTTTGGACTGGGGAGAGATTGCGGAACTGGAGCCTGGAGAAGAACAAGCAGGTAAGGTCTTGAGTATTGATGAGCTAGTGCAGACAGCACGAGAAAACATTCGCGACAGCATTTATGAACGATGTGCCACTATGCGAGTATTGGATATGACGCAGCCAATAGGGTTAGATGATATTTACACTAGCGTCAACATTTTAGAGAAAATAACCGGACGCAGACGACTAGAAATAGCCGAACTTCTCAAGAATTTTTCTTTAGAAAATTTTGAGCGATTCAGCTTGAGTGATGTGCGTGAGAAAAGAGTCCCTGGCTTGGAAGCAGTGAAGAAGTACTCAAAGTTAATGATTTTAGGTAAACCAGGAGCGGGCAAAACAACATTCCTTAAACATCTGGCACTCCAATGTATTGAAGGCAAATTTCAGCCAAAACATATACCTTTATTCATTACATTAAAAGACTTTGCTGAAGCCCAAAATCAGCCTAGTTTATTGAAGTATTTAATACAACTTTTTACCAGCTATAACATTGCACCCAACACGCAAATCAACACTGGATGGCTGGAATCTCTTGTAAACCTGGGTTTAAATAATGCAAATCAGTCTGTTGATTTAACAGCCGTAGAAAAACTACTTAATCAAGGTAAGCTATTAATATTGCTAGATGGGCTAGATGAGGTAAGAGAAGCAGATAGCAAACGGGTTTTGGATCAAATTCGAGACTTTACAACTCAGTTTCGCAAGAATCAGTTTGTGATTACTTGTCGAATTGCCGCACGAGAATATACTTTTGAGCAGTTTAGTGAAGTCGAAATTGCTGACTTTGACAACCAACAAATCAACAGCTTTGCTAAAAAATGGTTCAAAGCAAAAGACGATACGGTTAAAGCTGAGAGATTTATCGAGAAGTTGAAAGAAGATGAACCAATTCAGGAGTTAGCAACTAGTCCATTGTTGTTAACACTGCTGTGTTTGGTATTTGAAGATAATGGTAATTTTCCGGCAAATCGCTCTGAACTGTATAAAGAAGGATTAGATGTACTGCTAAAAAAATGGGATACAAAAAGAAATATAGAGAGAGAGCAAGTTTATAAAAAATTATCTCTAAAACGAAAGGAAGATTTGCTCAGTCAAATCGCTCACTTAACTTTTGAACGGGGTGAATACTTTATTAAACAAAAAGACATTGAAAAATATATTGCTCAATACATCCAGAATTTACCAGAAGTTAGTACAGATCCAGAGGCTTTGCAACTAGATAGTGAAGGAGTACTGAAGTCAATTGAGGCGCAGCATGGATTATTTATAGAGCGAGCAAGAAGTATTTACTCTTTTTCACACCTAACTTTTCACGAATATTTCACTGCCAGAAAGATTGTTACTAGTTCTAACCCATACGAATTAGATGACAAGACTTTGCAAGCTTTAGCCATCCATATTCCCGAAAAGCGATGGAGGGAAGTTTTTTTGCTTACGGTTGGGATGTTGGAAAGCGCAGACTCCGTTTTGCAGTTGATGAAACAGCAGATTGATGCACTCCTAGCAACTGATGAAAAATTGCAGCAGTTCCTCGCATGGGTTGGTTTGAAATCCAGTTCTGTAGCAGCGCCCTATAAACCTGCTGCTATTCGAGCCTTTTACCTTGCCCGCTTCCGCGACCGCGACCGCTTCCGTGACAGCGCCCTCACACTCGCCCTTGCCTTCGACGGCGACCGCGACCGCTTCCTCGACCGCTTCCGCGACCGCTTCCGCGACCTCGACCTCGCCCTTAACCGTGCCTTCGACCTTGCCTTCGCCCTCGACCGCGACCTCGCCCGCGACCGCTTCCTCGACCTCGACCTGGCACTCGACCTCGCTCTCACCCTCACCCTCGACCACGACCACGACCACGACCTCGCCCGCGACGGCGACGGCGACGGCGACCGCTCCCTGTCCGTCGTCATCAATCACACCCTAGCCTTCGACCGCGACCGCGACCTCGCCCGCTCCCTGTCCGTCGTCATCAATCACGCCCTAGCCTTCGACCGCGACCGCACCCTCACCCTCGATCTCGCCTTCGACCGCACCCTCACCCTCGATCTCGCCTTCGACCGCGCCCGCTTCCCAGAGTTGCAGTTGATGCTACAAGAACTCAAAAAGCAGCTATCGGATATATCTACGAAAAACTGGGAAAATACCAAAAGATGGTGGCAGGCAAATGGTCAAGCCTGGACTGAACAACTTAAAAACGTGATGATTGAACATCGTAATATTGGACATGACTGGCAGTTCAACGATAACCAGCGACAACTGTTGCGGCAGTATTATGACGCTAATAAGTTGCTAGTGGATTGTCTCAACAGCGAATGTTACGTCAGTCGTTCAGTTCGCCAGCAGATTGAAGATACATTACTGTTGCCAGTAAATCGAACCTAA